The following are encoded in a window of Sinomonas cyclohexanicum genomic DNA:
- the ykgO gene encoding type B 50S ribosomal protein L36, with protein MKVRNSLRALKNAPGAQIVRRRGRTFVINKKNPRMKARQG; from the coding sequence ATGAAGGTCCGCAATTCCCTGCGTGCGCTCAAGAACGCGCCGGGGGCACAGATCGTCCGCCGCCGCGGCAGGACGTTCGTCATCAACAAGAAGAACCCCCGTATGAAGGCGCGTCAGGGCTGA